A window of Trichocoleus sp. FACHB-46 genomic DNA:
TTCTAAAATTATATAGCTAGCGATCAGACTTATGAAGAGGGGTGAAGGGATTGACCGTACTGCTAATTAAGCCCCAGTAGAAGAGCGAGTCTATATTTCTCAATTCAGAGTGTTGGTGTCAAAGGTCATGACAAAGCTAATCGGCCTCTATCGGTAGCCATCCCTTGACGGAGTCTCCAGCTTTAGAGCAAGCACAAGGACGGAACAGAGTTTGAATCGAACCTCTCTTGAAGGCAATTACTGTAAAGCTGTTGACTCTTGTTAGGGAAATAACGTCATCAGCATCTTCTACAACTCGATAGAAATGACCTGTCTCAGAGAGCAAACATTCACCTACTAATACGGTCATCGTCAAACCATTGACTAAATTGGTTAAGTATAATTTTATACCTATCCAATCTTTCTTAGAATTTTGACAACAAAGTTCTTATCGCTACATATAACTCAAAGCCTCCTAGGCAAATGCGGCGATCGCCGCTCAGCAGGAGAGATGCCGCAAGAAGATGCCTGAATCCTAGACCTCTAACAGGGGCACTTGGAAGTTTAGTGACTAGAGAGCATTCCCAATCTTAGAAGGAGTTGGGAGGCGATCGCTTAGGTAAGGCCAGTGATGAGTACCCTGCATTCACTGGTGTTATTTCGGATATCACAAGTAAACCTCAACTAACAAGGCAGCTCCTGATGAAATCTAATCCCGTAGTCATTTCCTATCCTCCTTCATCGCTAGTCGGTACTGCGGCTAATCACCTTCACGAGGAAATTCAGGATGCCCTTAAGGTAGGAATTAAGACCTTTTTGATTAACTTCCAAGAGGTCAAGTTTATGGATAGTCATGGCTTGGGAATGTTGGTCATGATTCTCAAAGATATTCAGGCTGGTGAGGGACAGTTGTTTTTATGCTCTTTGGGTGATCAAGCCAAGATGCTTCTAGAGCTGACTAGCATGACTCAAGTTTTTTGTATCTTTGCGAATCAAGCTGAGTTCCAGGTAAAAGTGCTAGGAGACTAGTTGCACTTTGCTCTGAGCCTGACTGAGCTCTGCTACTAATCTCACTAGCTCTTCCAGATCAAAGGGTTTTGCCAAGTACTTTTGAAAACTTGCGACGGCCCCCTGGCTACTTCCGTTGTCTAGGGATGGGTTGCTGTAACCGCTGAGCGCGATCGCGGGGATGTCCTGGGTGGGTCCAAGCTGGAGAGTTCCAATTCGCTCTCGCAGATGCTGGAGCAGTAAATGACCATTCATGTCAGGTAAACAGATATCGCTAATCAAAATGTCGGGGATGAAACCTTCCACGGCCCTGAGCGCCTCCTCCGCAGAATGGACAGCAACCACCTCCGCTCCCGCATCTTCAAGAATCCAGGTGACAATTTTAGTGATATCGACCTGGTCGTCTACGAGAAGTAAGCGGACACCCTCAAGAGGTAAAGCTTGATTAGACAATTCCATATCTACAAGTATTACTAGCGAACAGAGCTACTCCCATCTCAGTGATAATCCAGAGAGGTAGAAGCATAATTAATTACTTTCAAACTACAGGGATCTTGTCGAGTTCTGGGTCTATCTTAAGTAAGACAAGTATAAAAATACAGTGCAATTAGAATTACAGAAGGTACTGCCAAAGCGATCGCTCAGTTATTGGACTGGGGAATTTGCCTCTCGGCTTCTAGCTTGAATGACGTCCCTACTACCGCACCTCATCTTGTGAGTAAGGGCATATCCATCTAGGTCAGCTCACAGCTTTTTGTCGGATAGGAATTTGAATGACAAACTTAGTCCCTTTTCCGGGTGTGGAGAAACATCTCAAATGACCCTGATGTTTCTCAGTGATAATTTGATAGCTAATCGACATCCCCATCCCTGTTCCTTTGCCCACGGGTTTCGTGGTGAAGAAGGGGTCGAAAATCCGTTGTTTGATCTGTTCTGGTATCCCAGGTCCGTTGTCTGAGATCGCCACTTGTACCCACTTGGCATCCATTAAAGCGGTCTCAATCCTAATCTGACTCGGATGAGCTTGCATCTCGGCATAGCTTCGGCCTGCATTTGCTTCTTCAAGGGCATCCAGCGCGTTGACGAGGATGTTCATAAAGACCTGATTGAGCTGCCCGGCATAGCACTCGACGAGCGGTAACTGGGCGTAGTCTTTGATCACCTCAATCTCAGGTCGCTCCGGTCGAGCTTTGAGCCGATGCTGCAAAATCATCAGCGTGCTATCCAAGCCCTCATCCAAGCTGACTGGCTTGATCTCGGCTTCATCCATGCGTGAGAAGTTCCGCAGCGATAGCACAATTTGCCGGATGCGATCGCTGCCGAGTTTCATGGACGTTAGCATCTTCGGCAGGTCCGCCTGCAAGAACTCTAGGTCAATCTCCTCCGCTGCGCTCTCGATGTCAGGTCCGGGGTCCGGATAGCGCTGTTGATAGAGCTGAATGAACTCTAGTAATCCCTGGGTATATTCCTGAGCATGAGTCAGGTTGCCATGAATAAAGTTGATGGGGTTGTTAATTTCATGGGCGACTCCGGCTACCAGTTGGCCCAGGCTGGACATTTTCTCACTCTGGATGACCTGAGCTTGACTACGCCTCAACTCTTCTAGGGTGGTTTTGAGTTCACCCGTGCGGGCTTCGACGCGAGATTCTAACTCTGTATTACTCTCTTCCAAAGCCGTAAACGACTCCTGCAATTGCCCCGCCATGTAGTTGAATGAGCTAGCCAAGCCATCGAGTTCTTGAATTCCACTCTCCTTCACAGTTTGGTCTAGCTGACCCGAAGCAATAGCTTTACTCGCCCGATTCAAGACCAGGATGGGCTGTGTGATCCAGCGAGAGGTGAACACGCTGAGCACAGAGGCAACTCCTAAGGCTGCGAAGCAGAGCCAGATGGTGCTCTGAGTGTTGGCGTCAATTTGGGCCATAAAATCACTCTTTGGCACGCTGACCACGACCAGCCAATCCAAGCCGTACTCATCGCGCCAAGGAGTGACTTGCACGTAGTAGAGCTCCCCTTGCAAAGAGAGCTGTAAGTTTTGGCTCGTGGCAATCTTTTGAAAACTGTCAAAGCGCTGCTGGAGTTGCTGGCTCACACCGCGAACCACCGGGTTAGGGCTGTCGATCGCCTTCAGTCGTTGAATTTCATCCTTTACGACCACAAAAGGTTTCTGGGTCCCGGAGTTGGCAATCAATAAACCATTTCGTTCCAAGACAAACACTTGGCCCCCACGACTCACTTGCAGATTACGCAGGAAATCACTGAGCTTCAACAAGTGAATATCGATTGCCACCACGCCTAGCAAACGATTGTTCGCGTCATAAAGTGGACGACCCGCTGAGGCCACCACATAGGGATGGTTCGGGTAATTGATGGTAAAGATTCTCGACCACACCGGCTTCTTGGCATTGACAGGCTCGGTATACCAGGTCTCCTTAAAGTTGTTCCAAGTAAAAGTGCTCACCACCTGGGTCCGGTTGCCTTGCTGGTCAGTCCCATAGCTCAAAGCGTTATTGGACCCATTAGAAGAACGCCATTCATCAATCACAACTGTTTTGCCATCGTACCTTCCGGCACCTCCCCCGGCCCCAGTAGCCAAGCCAAAACCGATGTAGCTTAGGTCATAGGCTTGCATTTGATGCCAGAAGTAGCGTTCCAGCATTTTAGGATCTCGCACATCTAAAAACCCCAGACGGATCGCATCGGCATTCATCTGCAAAAGTTTGTGTGGCACCGAGAGATACGAGTCGAGATGTTGATCGACTGCCTTGCTGGTCCGGTCCATCAACTGACTCGCCAGTGCGTTGATGGCCTTTTGCCCGTTGTAGAAGGACAAGTATCCCACGAGAGACACCGCCCCGAAGATTTGCACCACGAATGGAACAATCAGCAGCAGCTGCAACGAGATTGCCCGTTTCGGGTGGGTATCCTGTGTCTTCATGGGTGAAAGTACGAGAGCGAATGGGACTACTTACACAAATGTTCCCATTTATACTTTCACCATATCCAACTTATGCCACTTCCGAATTCTTAACTTGCAGCTCAGATATCGCAGCAGTAAACGTGTGCGTCTTGATCTACACCTCTGGTGAATTCAGCGATCGCGGCAAGTAGCTCATCAATATTGAAGGGTTTGGCCAAGAACTTTTGAAACCCGCCCGATAGCGCCCCTTGATTGTAAGCAGGTTCTGAAAAGGGTGTACTGTGTCCCGTCATCACGATCGCAGGAATTAGCTTAGATGAACTCGATGGAAGTTTTCTAATCATGTCGAGCAGATCATAACCGTTGCCATCGGGTAACTGGAGATCACTAATCAGAATATCTGGTTGAACCTCTTCCGCCATTTTGAGAGCTGCTTTCACTGTTGTTGCTGTAGCGACTGTAGCTCCCATGTGAGTTAAAAACAAATCGAATATCGCTAAGGTGTCTGGGTCATCTTCAACTAAGAGAATTGAAATGCCCCTCAGGCGTGACTTGATGTCTGGCTCTTCACTCATCCCATTTCGCTGCATCAGTTATCCCCCTCACAACACTGAGTTAAGGTCCGGCCTCTTGATACTTAACGGAAGGAATATTTACCGCATGAGCAATTACTTATAGTTTTCCCAAATAAAATAAAGCATTACCAAAAAGTAAGTAATATCAATTAAATTTACTTTTTGTATCGGATTACACCGCTCCAATTGCCCTAGCGTGTTTCTCTGGCTATTTTCTTAAGTGCTGATGGGCATAGAGCTAGCAATCACGCTGCATCATCTCCTAGCTTTTGCTTCTTAGGGGTGGAGCTGGAGGGGGCGATCGAGTCTAGGAATCTGATCACTGAGCTATGTAAACTATGCAACATGCAAAAGCTCAAAGGCTGTAACTTTGACCCAGGCTTTAGCTTTGCCCTTCACCCGTAAGCAGTGACATGCCAGATGCCCCGATTTCTGAACCGAGCCCAGAGATAAGAGTCTTGTTAGTTGAGGATGATGACTTTAATCGATTACTACTGAATGACTACCTCACTCATCAAGGCTATCAAGTGCTGGGTTTGGCAGAGGGCAGCAGCTTTTTCTCAACTCTGGCTCAGTTTCAGCCGCATGTGGTTTTACTAGACTTGAAGTTACCCGACATCAGTGGCTACCAACTACTAGAAGCACTGCGACAGAACATAGAGTTTCAGCATATCCCTGTCATTGTCTTTACAGCATTCGCCTTTCGAGCCGATCGCCAACGAGCCCTGCAATTGGGAGTGCAGGGTTATTTTGTCAAGCCGAGCCACCCAGAAGAGCTAGTCGTCGCAATTGAAATAGTTTGTGCTGGATAGTCCTTTCGCCATTAAGAGGGGCTCAGTTCTAGCCTTGGTCTCGTTTTTGCTTTTCGGCAGTAATGAAGTTATCAATGACTTGAGTTAGCTCTTGGATGCTTTGTCGGGTCGATTCGAGCTGTTGCTCTAGGTTGACGGCCAAAAGTGTGACCGTTTGGAGTCGGTTGAGTCCAACTTCAAGCACGTCTTTAACCTGGGCCTCAAACTCATCGAGGTTCATAAAGATATTTAATGAGGTGTTTTTTAGGTTGCCCCGCCTAGGTATATATTACTACGTACACTGAATAGCTTGGAATCACGATAGAAATCTTGGCCTTACAGCTTTTAGATTCCAGAAATGCGGATTTTACTAGTAGGTGACGGACAAGGGCGATCGCCTGGCTGAGTTGCAGAAGAGGCGATTCGGTTATACTCGCTTAGCTCGGCTCTTCTTCCATCATGGAGCGGAGCAGATTGATCAACTTTGCTGATGAGTATCTTAAGTGGCTTAATTGATACTGAAGTTTATTAACAAAGCCATAACGCCTAACGATTCCGGGGGGTTACTCATGAATGCGGTGGTCAATCTTGCCTTAAGTCAAGGCTATCTCCTCAAAACTGCCGCGATTCAGAATGAAACTGTTTATTGGGTTGAAAACCCTTATTTCACGAGCCTACCTTACCTCTGCCTAGAAGACTTGGCGTCATTTCTGCACACATTGCCCCTCTTGCCCCATCCTGAAGACACTCTGATTTGGCTTAATCTCGCCAAAGCTCTGTCACCTCAACTTGTTGCTGGCGATCGCGCTAGTGACGCAAAACCTAAGCCCAGCTTTGATGTTCTAAAAACTTTGGATTTTGAGCAGAGCAATAATAGGGCCAGTAAAATGCAATCACTTATTCCATAAACGATCTCATCAATATCTATCCTAGGGGTGTGGTGGCATCTTTAGAGGTAAGGAGAAGCTAATCAAATAAAATCGTTCTATTCTCTATGTTGAGCGACACTAGCGCCGCAAAATCATCGCATGCACAGCAAAAAGTGTTCCTAGCTCAGTTTATTAAGGGCGGTGTGGAATACTCACTCGCTTTACAAGCCGCCGAGATTTTGGCAGCAGAAAAACCAGAAGAACTTTTAACGGATACAGAAAAAGGGCTGGTGAATGAGGCTTGCCGACTCTGGTTAGGCCATCGTAATGGGATGAACAAAATTAAGCATGCAATTGCCTGCATCTCCACAAATCTAGGTTTTTAGACCCTGTATCCAGCATTTCGATTAGCTACATTTGCTTGAGCCATGCGAGCGGGAAAGCTTGATTGCGCAACTCAGGGGAAAAGCTAGAGGGGCGATCGCGTTCCTACGATCTCAGCCCACATTAATCACTCATGTGGCTAGGGCTACGAAAGATTATTACTTCTGCTGGTAGTTTTCACTGGTACCGCTCGGCGTGGAGAATACAGCAATTCCCTGCAAGCCTGCCTACTTCCATGAGTACTAAGACGACACAAGTGGTTCTTTACTCCATCTATGTCGAGCAAAGTGCCGTTGTGCTCTACCTCGACAATGGGTCAGATTACAGACCAGGCCGTTTTGTCTCTAGCCAAGCGGACTATCCAGTGGCTTACGAATTTGCCTTGGAACTAGCCCAGCAGAAGGGGCTTAAGTTGATCAACTACGTAGAAGAATTTAGCTGACACTTCGGACTTAAGTATCTCAATACCAAAAGAAGCAGCCTCAATCTAGTGATCGAGGCTGCTTCTGAAATATTAAATGCCAGCCAACGGTTTTAATATGCGCTTTGGGTACTAAATGCTAGCTGACGGCTTTTATACCTCTTATCTTCTCAAAGGATAGCCTTGGTGCCTATGGGGGAATGTACCCGCTTATTTGTCGCCTCAGTCATTCATTAACGGCGCAGTGACAGGGTAATACTGGTTTAACCAAAGGTTTATTAGGTGTAGTGTGATACAAAACAAAGTAAAATCAAGTTCCAAAAGGTAAGCGATCGCTCCTCGAGGTAGAAGAGGGAGCGGTCGTTTTTTTAGTGGCACCCGACCCGCACGGGTTCGACAGAGACGAGGTGAGAGCTGATTCGTGAAGTGAAAGTTGCGATCACCAGTTCTAATAACCTCATAATCCAGCAGTACCATCATTCTGCTGTTTAGACCGGGTGTGGTTAGCATCCTGGCGAAGTCTTGATGAGTTTTGCACACACCGCAACCAACTCAGGAAGATCAACTGGCTTGGTAAGAAAATACCGAAAACCTGCTGTGAGCGCCTTCTGCTTCGTTCTTGGGTCTCCAAGCGCGGTTAGGGCTAATGCAGGTACTTGGCCTCCTTGCTCTGGAGTTAAGCCTCTAATGCAGCGTATAAGGTCATGTCCATCCATTCCAGGCATGGAAATGTCACTGACCACTAAATCAGGCTGCCTTTCCTGGAGAAGTCTCAAGGCTTCCAGAGCTGAGGTTGTTGCTATCACTTCTGCACCGTAAAAACTCAAGACAACGTCCATAATCTCTAAGGCAGGCTTCTCATCATCTACTACCAGAATTTTGAAGCCCTGAAACTTTAGGTTGTCAGCAGCCAAAATATTGCCTCCAGTTCTAAAGCAACGTCATCTCGATAACAACTTGCTACCAAATCGGACACATTTTTTCTTGCTAAAAAAAGCGGGGTAGCGTCAAAGAAAATGATAGAGGCACTAAGGTCATGATGTAGCTCTAAGCACATTAACTTAACTAAACGTGTAGCTTCCAGGTTTGAGTTCGTGTAGCCGTGGGTACAACGTTCAAAGCCCGAAATAAGTCCCTACACCGTCTTTGCCCCTGACGTAGCAAGAACTAATGCAGCCACATGCAGAGTTCTTAAGCTAACCCAGACCTTACACTCATGCCTCACGCAAGTGATGCGAACATGAGCCCCATGCTCTTCCAGGGCAATCCCCAAGGCAAAAGCTTTTTGCCTATCTTCAGCCTTATGTGTACTCAAAAGGCGATAGATTTCCATATCAGAGCACATGCCTTCGCAAACTTCGTCCTGATACCAGAACTTAAAAGGTTGAACGAGGTCATGTGATAGCACTAGGGGATACATGCAATGCCTAAACGCGATAACTCTACTCTTTATTAAGTTTTGGCAGTACTGCGTAGTAAATAACACATTTATCTAAAAATTTAGTTTTGAGAGGGGAAAAGCGATAATGATGCAATAGTCGATTTGGTAAAATACATAACAGTTCTTGATACATACCTAGGACGCTAGCTATCGAGATAGAAGTGTTTAAATCGGCAAACCAGTAGTCATCAAATTATTAGTTTTTTCTAACAGAATTCCCGCCAGTTTATAACAGAGATTTTTGTATCGACTGCTGTCGGGCAACTTGTTGGGTAACTGTCGTTTTTTGTCGGGTGTCGTGTTTGTCGTGTTGGGCGTCGTGTCCCTTGTCGGGTATGACCCGACAGCACTTTTTAGCCTTTCCTGTCGGGCTGTCGGGTTGTGTCGGGTGCCCGACAGAGCCAGGCTATTCTAAGTAGAAAATATTGCCTTCGCACCTCAAAATATTTAGCGTGGCAAGTTCATCCATGTAGATACGAATTTCGTCAGTGGAGACACTCTTTAGGGCAGATAAAGAAGCTCTAGAAATGTCTCGCGGCTTCAGTCCTTCGCTTCTCTTTTGGAAGTAATCCACAATCGCTTTTTTGATAGGCCTTGATGGCTGAGTCCGTCATCAACGAACACGCTCGCGACCGCTTGGACCCGATAGAAGTTAGAACCCACAGTTTTAGACGTACGGCTTTGACCCAGATGAGTAGTGCAGGGGTGCCACTGCGAGTAATTCAGGAGATATCCGAGCCCCATAGCTTACAGGCACCTCAACGGTATCTTGAGATTTCAGGGTTGCGACTGGAGGGGGCGGTGGCGGTTTTGAGCTTCTGATTCATTCGTGTGATCGTCTTGTGAGGTAAGAGTCACTACAAAAGCCTAAAACTTTTGTGTTTTAACCAGAGGGGATCACCTACAAATGCTTAGGCACACTCAGCCGTTGAATTAGTTCATCTAGGGTGCTGCAATAATTCATCCGCAATATATCGTCTAGTTCTTCAGGGGTTAACTCTCTTTCGAGTTTTAACCGCATCCAGGCAGCTAACTCCGGCGACCATTCCCAACTACCTTCATGGTGAGGGCTCAGTTGCCAAGTAGCCTCTAAGGGTGTTTCAACCCAATCACTAGAATCTGGATTATTCATCTGGGTCTTTCGTCGAGTGTGCACAGATTAAGGGTTAGTTGTAGAGTGTCTAGACCTAACCTTTGATATTTACCCTTCCAAGAGAATTTTAGAGTGGGATTAAGCTTTGTACGCTACGGAAGTTAAAGTTTCAGTTAAGTGTAACTTTAATCACACAGTATACTTGAAACTTAACAAAGAATGGGATTGTGACATCAAAGGCTTTACATGTACCCCTTAGCGCTATCTCATGACCTCGTTCAGCCCTTCAAATTTTGGTACCAGAACGAACTTCATGAGGGAATGTATTCTGACAGGGAAATCTATCGCCTCTGCACGACCTGCAAGGCTGAAGATAGGCAAAAAGCTTTTGCCTTGGCGCTTTCTTTAACGGAGCATGGCGCTCAAGCTTGCATTACTTGTAAGAGAACTGAGTACAAAGTGTGGGTCAGCTTAAGAACTCAGCATCTAGCTGCCTCTGTTCCTTCTCCAAAAGCGATCGCTTCTGGGATTCACGGCATTGCATTGGCTGGTTGACTAGACTGAGTACGGGTCTAGGGGGCAGGAAGGCGTGAAAGTTTGAGCTTCAGACAAAAGGCTGAAGCATTTACGACACTTCTAGTTAGGGGCGATCGCAGCTTTGACCTTAATACAGTAGCTAAGAAAAAGCGATCGCTGGAACTTGTCTGTCCTTGTTCTGACGGGACGCTTGCATCTTGCACTATTGATTGTTTCCCTCTTAAAGAGGATTTAACTGAGCTCAGGTTTCAGCCATAACAGGGCATCCACTGAAACTATCTGTCGCTGACAATCTACGTCTGTCACCGCCCACTGAAACGGCTCTCCTCGCTTTTGCAATTCAGCCTGAATCACTGCTTCCAACGCTAAAGCCGAATCTTGTAAAGCCACTTCTATTGTAATTAAGCAGGTTGACATAGCTTGCCATTCTAGCGCTTACCCGCTGCTACATTGTATGGGTAGCCCTCTGACTCCAAAAGCAACTAATCGCTACGACAGAATAACAACTTCAAAGCATAGCTTTTGAGTTATCTAAGCCAGATTCAGTCCATTTGAAATAGGTGCTCATAAATCTCACTGCCCTTAACTGCAACTTCACTTCTGGCAGGAACTTAAGGCAAATGGCCCTCTTTTACACGAATCGTTGCCATACCCCTAAAGCGCAGAACTCGAATTTTTCTGGAGCAACTTGCTCTACTGAGTATCAAGAGTACATCGGGTTTCTAATGATCAGGATGCAGTTGTGGGCAGTCTATGAAGAGATGAATCTAAGATTTCCCTTCTTATAATGAAGCTCCGACAGTTCCTTAGAAATCAGGCGTTTCCACTACAGATCGTTCTGGTGGTGCCCTTTGTACTTCAGATTTTTGGAGCTGTGGGTCTCGTTGGTTATTTGTCTTTCACAAATGGCCAGAGAGCGGTCAATGAAATCGCAGAAAAGCTGGTCGATCGCACCAGTGATGTGATCAATGAACACTTGAATTCCTATCTCTCTGTCCCTCAAAAGTTGAGCCAGATTAATGCCTCTGCGATTCGCCAAGGATTGCTGAATGTGCGTGATGGCGAAGCAACTGGTAAATACTTTTGGGAGCAAATGCAAGCGTATGACCTAACTTTTATTGGAATTGGCTTAGTCACAGGAGAGGGGTTTGGAGCAATTCGTTACGACGGTAAAACTGTCACCATTGACGATTGGAAGTCTCAATTGCCCAATAGTGCACGCACTTATGCAACCAATGACCAAGGCGATCGCTTGAGTGTTATCGGAAGGTACAGCTACAATCACTTTACCGAAAGTTGGTATGCCGCTCCCCTGAAAGCCGGTAAGCCCACTTGGGCAAAAGTTTATGTCTGGAATTCTCCCTACGGTCCCTACTTGGCAGCCTCAGCCGGTCGCCCCATTTATAATTCGCAAAATCAACTACTGGGCGTGATTGATGCCGATATTCATCTGCTGAAACTGAGTGACTTTCTGCGCAGTTTAGATATCAGCAAGTCTGGGCAAGTGTTTATTGTGGAGCGAGATGGCAACTTAATTGCTAATGCTGGCACAGAAAAGCCATTTAGAAACAGCAACAACGAAGTTCAGCGATTGCAGGCGATCAATAGCCCGAACTCTACGATTCAAACCATTGCCAAGTCCATTCAATCATTCAACGGGTTTCAATCAATCACTCAAGATACGGATTTTCAAGTTGAAGTGCAAGGAGAACGATATTTTGTCAATGTTAGACCTTGGCAAGACCAGTATGGTTTAGATTGGCTAGTGGTAACAGGGGTGCCAGAAAATACATTCATGGCACAAATCAATGCCAATACCCGCACCACGCTCGTGCTTTGTTTTGGTGCCTTGGTGGTGGCCATAGCCTTAGGCTTGTTTACCTCTCGTTGGCTGGTTCGTCCGATTCTCCGTTTGAATCAAGCCAGCGAAGCCATGGCCTCTGGCAATCTAGACCAAACGGTGCCAGCCAGCAATATTCAGGAATTTAATATGCTGTCCCACTCCTTCAACCACATGGCAGGACGGCTAAGGGAGTTGTTCACGGCTTTAGAGCACAGCAAGGAAGTCTTAGAAGAGCGAGTTGAAGAACGCACGGGTGAACTCAAAAACACGTTGTCAGAGTTACAACGGACTCAGGCTCAAGTGGTGCAAAGCGAAAAAATGTCGAGCTTGGGGCAGCTGGTAGCTGGAGTGGCGCATGAAATCAACAATCCGGTCAACTTCATCCACGGCAATCTGACTTATGTAGAGGAGTACACAGAAGATTTACTAGAATTTGTGCACCTGTATCAGCAGCACTATCCTCATCCCGCCCCTGAGATTCAAACAGCGGCGGAAGAGATGGACTTGGAATTTTTGCAAGCAGACCTGCCCAAGATGCTGGCTTCGATGCAGCTAGGAACCGATCGC
This region includes:
- a CDS encoding STAS domain-containing protein; its protein translation is MKSNPVVISYPPSSLVGTAANHLHEEIQDALKVGIKTFLINFQEVKFMDSHGLGMLVMILKDIQAGEGQLFLCSLGDQAKMLLELTSMTQVFCIFANQAEFQVKVLGD
- a CDS encoding response regulator — protein: MELSNQALPLEGVRLLLVDDQVDITKIVTWILEDAGAEVVAVHSAEEALRAVEGFIPDILISDICLPDMNGHLLLQHLRERIGTLQLGPTQDIPAIALSGYSNPSLDNGSSQGAVASFQKYLAKPFDLEELVRLVAELSQAQSKVQLVS
- a CDS encoding ATP-binding protein; this translates as MKTQDTHPKRAISLQLLLIVPFVVQIFGAVSLVGYLSFYNGQKAINALASQLMDRTSKAVDQHLDSYLSVPHKLLQMNADAIRLGFLDVRDPKMLERYFWHQMQAYDLSYIGFGLATGAGGGAGRYDGKTVVIDEWRSSNGSNNALSYGTDQQGNRTQVVSTFTWNNFKETWYTEPVNAKKPVWSRIFTINYPNHPYVVASAGRPLYDANNRLLGVVAIDIHLLKLSDFLRNLQVSRGGQVFVLERNGLLIANSGTQKPFVVVKDEIQRLKAIDSPNPVVRGVSQQLQQRFDSFQKIATSQNLQLSLQGELYYVQVTPWRDEYGLDWLVVVSVPKSDFMAQIDANTQSTIWLCFAALGVASVLSVFTSRWITQPILVLNRASKAIASGQLDQTVKESGIQELDGLASSFNYMAGQLQESFTALEESNTELESRVEARTGELKTTLEELRRSQAQVIQSEKMSSLGQLVAGVAHEINNPINFIHGNLTHAQEYTQGLLEFIQLYQQRYPDPGPDIESAAEEIDLEFLQADLPKMLTSMKLGSDRIRQIVLSLRNFSRMDEAEIKPVSLDEGLDSTLMILQHRLKARPERPEIEVIKDYAQLPLVECYAGQLNQVFMNILVNALDALEEANAGRSYAEMQAHPSQIRIETALMDAKWVQVAISDNGPGIPEQIKQRIFDPFFTTKPVGKGTGMGMSISYQIITEKHQGHLRCFSTPGKGTKFVIQIPIRQKAVS
- a CDS encoding response regulator, with protein sequence MQRNGMSEEPDIKSRLRGISILLVEDDPDTLAIFDLFLTHMGATVATATTVKAALKMAEEVQPDILISDLQLPDGNGYDLLDMIRKLPSSSSKLIPAIVMTGHSTPFSEPAYNQGALSGGFQKFLAKPFNIDELLAAIAEFTRGVDQDAHVYCCDI
- a CDS encoding PleD family two-component system response regulator; the encoded protein is MPDAPISEPSPEIRVLLVEDDDFNRLLLNDYLTHQGYQVLGLAEGSSFFSTLAQFQPHVVLLDLKLPDISGYQLLEALRQNIEFQHIPVIVFTAFAFRADRQRALQLGVQGYFVKPSHPEELVVAIEIVCAG
- a CDS encoding response regulator; amino-acid sequence: MAADNLKFQGFKILVVDDEKPALEIMDVVLSFYGAEVIATTSALEALRLLQERQPDLVVSDISMPGMDGHDLIRCIRGLTPEQGGQVPALALTALGDPRTKQKALTAGFRYFLTKPVDLPELVAVCAKLIKTSPGC
- a CDS encoding tyrosine-type recombinase/integrase; this translates as MAESVINEHARDRLDPIEVRTHSFRRTALTQMSSAGVPLRVIQEISEPHSLQAPQRYLEISGLRLEGAVAVLSF
- a CDS encoding ATP-binding protein, whose amino-acid sequence is MKLRQFLRNQAFPLQIVLVVPFVLQIFGAVGLVGYLSFTNGQRAVNEIAEKLVDRTSDVINEHLNSYLSVPQKLSQINASAIRQGLLNVRDGEATGKYFWEQMQAYDLTFIGIGLVTGEGFGAIRYDGKTVTIDDWKSQLPNSARTYATNDQGDRLSVIGRYSYNHFTESWYAAPLKAGKPTWAKVYVWNSPYGPYLAASAGRPIYNSQNQLLGVIDADIHLLKLSDFLRSLDISKSGQVFIVERDGNLIANAGTEKPFRNSNNEVQRLQAINSPNSTIQTIAKSIQSFNGFQSITQDTDFQVEVQGERYFVNVRPWQDQYGLDWLVVTGVPENTFMAQINANTRTTLVLCFGALVVAIALGLFTSRWLVRPILRLNQASEAMASGNLDQTVPASNIQEFNMLSHSFNHMAGRLRELFTALEHSKEVLEERVEERTGELKNTLSELQRTQAQVVQSEKMSSLGQLVAGVAHEINNPVNFIHGNLTYVEEYTEDLLEFVHLYQQHYPHPAPEIQTAAEEMDLEFLQADLPKMLASMQLGTDRIRQIILSLRNFSRMDEAEFKAVDIHEGIDSTLLILQHRLKARSERPEIEIIKDYATLPLIECYAGQLNQVFMNILVNSIDAIEENNAKHTYQELKDHPSRITIRTLMVDAAWIEVAIADNGIGIPQAVQRRIFDPFFTTKALGKGTGMGMSISYQIITEKHNGKLECSSTPGEGTEFRIRIPLQQPVPSAI